In the genome of Thermoleophilaceae bacterium, one region contains:
- a CDS encoding prepilin-type N-terminal cleavage/methylation domain-containing protein: protein MFQRLAKRLAVEESGFTLIELLVVILIIGILAAIALPNFLSQRDKAQDSNAKSDARNLVSQLESCFTDNDTYTGSTVSGSSVSSCLGTDTGLAIGPGKAKVDVTFANDKGFIVVATSRNGDTFSITKNVNSGVISRSCSGSNGSCIGGSW from the coding sequence ATGTTTCAGAGGCTCGCCAAGCGCCTCGCAGTGGAGGAGTCCGGTTTCACCCTGATCGAGCTCCTCGTAGTCATCTTGATCATCGGCATCCTGGCCGCAATCGCGCTGCCCAACTTCCTCAGCCAGCGCGACAAGGCGCAGGACTCGAACGCGAAGTCGGACGCCCGCAACCTCGTGTCGCAGCTCGAGTCGTGCTTCACCGACAACGACACCTACACGGGCAGCACCGTCTCCGGATCGAGCGTGAGCTCGTGTCTCGGCACGGATACGGGGCTGGCGATCGGTCCCGGCAAGGCCAAGGTCGACGTGACCTTCGCCAACGACAAGGGCTTCATCGTCGTCGCGACCTCCCGGAACGGCGACACGTTCTCGATCACGAAGAACGTGAACAGCGGCGTGATCAGCCGCAGCTGCTCGGGATCGAACGGCAGCTGCATCGGCGGCAGCTGGTAG
- a CDS encoding prepilin-type N-terminal cleavage/methylation domain-containing protein, translating into MLCRRSGGEGERGFTLIEILVAMFLLIVGVLGTIALVDGANASSNAADTRISASNLAREITEDAHAVDYDSLLTSTVVSALRTYPSLTGTVSGGTWIVTRHGEKYAVSVTACKYDNPEDGLAKSHDSSFCTNTSADPSGTDSNGDDFRRVDVTINWTSEGGRTHTLKQTALIVNPSGGLGPRITSMTPQVTVYQPDSPSCLPGCTWLSSGNQAGPFSVTTATPANSLNWSTSDGSPANTISPPSPTTTFSWSWDITNVLDGTYTVNAQPFDDRGVPGDLKTATVYVNKAAPVAPTAFSGGWDTNTAQGDVVDLSWAYNPEHDISGYRVYRDANGNGTYDPGTDTRACPPDGADPSMLTVNYCTDTSPIGNHSSNPKPTYFVMALDLKDATAPSSLREGAATAVTLPDVGPAPTFDCASETLTSAVQDGLPTISWSAPASGNVAFYRIYRDPSPDPQACGVALPLSSRYDFTTGNVSSYSDPSPGSSNSHVYYITAVDSNFNESLPLGPFPAIP; encoded by the coding sequence ATGCTCTGTCGGCGTTCAGGCGGTGAGGGGGAACGCGGCTTCACCCTCATCGAAATCCTCGTGGCGATGTTCCTGCTCATCGTCGGGGTGTTGGGCACGATCGCGCTCGTGGATGGCGCGAACGCCAGCAGCAATGCGGCGGACACCCGCATCAGCGCCTCCAACCTCGCGCGCGAGATCACCGAGGACGCCCACGCCGTCGACTACGACTCCCTGCTCACGTCAACCGTCGTATCCGCGCTGAGGACCTATCCCAGTCTCACCGGCACGGTGTCGGGCGGCACATGGATCGTCACGCGGCACGGGGAGAAATACGCCGTCAGCGTGACGGCGTGCAAGTACGACAACCCGGAGGACGGGCTCGCCAAGAGCCACGACAGCTCGTTCTGCACCAACACGTCGGCCGATCCAAGCGGTACCGACTCGAACGGAGACGACTTCCGCCGAGTCGACGTGACGATCAACTGGACCTCTGAGGGCGGCCGGACGCACACGCTCAAGCAGACGGCACTGATCGTCAACCCGTCGGGGGGACTCGGCCCGCGGATCACCAGCATGACTCCGCAGGTCACGGTGTACCAGCCCGACTCTCCGTCCTGCCTGCCGGGGTGCACGTGGCTTTCGAGCGGAAACCAGGCGGGACCGTTCAGTGTCACCACCGCGACGCCCGCGAACTCGCTCAACTGGAGCACAAGCGACGGCTCGCCGGCCAACACGATCAGCCCGCCCTCGCCGACGACGACGTTCAGCTGGTCCTGGGACATCACGAACGTGCTGGACGGGACCTACACCGTGAACGCGCAGCCGTTCGACGACCGCGGCGTCCCCGGAGACCTCAAGACCGCCACCGTCTACGTGAACAAGGCGGCGCCGGTGGCGCCCACCGCGTTCAGCGGTGGCTGGGACACGAACACCGCGCAGGGCGACGTGGTGGACCTTTCGTGGGCCTACAACCCCGAACACGACATCTCCGGCTACCGGGTCTACCGCGACGCGAACGGCAACGGTACGTACGACCCCGGCACGGATACGCGCGCGTGTCCGCCCGACGGCGCCGATCCCTCGATGCTCACCGTCAACTACTGCACCGACACGAGCCCGATCGGCAATCACAGCAGCAATCCGAAGCCGACGTATTTCGTCATGGCGCTCGATCTCAAGGACGCGACCGCGCCCAGCTCGCTGCGCGAGGGTGCGGCCACGGCTGTGACCCTCCCGGACGTTGGCCCGGCGCCCACCTTCGATTGCGCGAGCGAGACGCTCACGTCGGCGGTGCAGGACGGCCTGCCGACAATCAGCTGGAGCGCGCCGGCGAGCGGCAACGTCGCCTTCTACCGGATCTACCGCGACCCCAGCCCCGACCCGCAGGCGTGCGGCGTGGCCCTGCCGCTGAGCTCGCGCTACGACTTCACCACGGGCAACGTGAGCTCCTACAGCGATCCGTCGCCCGGCTCGAGCAACAGCCACGTCTACTACATCACGGCCGTCGACAGCAACTTCAACGAGTCGCTGCCGCTCGGCCCCTTCCCGGCGATCCCATGA
- a CDS encoding prepilin-type N-terminal cleavage/methylation domain-containing protein: MRLRDETGFTLPEMLVAMIMFAIILLATLSVFDTSTKVSAANTQQNDAVEESRVAVDQVARQLRNLASPTTPLSTIDTAAPYNLIFQTDDPNKTWVRYCLVMNGSGPKAKGNLYYASSAASTLTAAQTNSTCPGTGWDSVKVVAQDVTNRTNGQDRPVFTYSCTDGSPSGCPASSADNSRIVLAREDLFIDTNPGFAPAERRVATGVYLRNQNQQPTASFTWANQPAFKHTVILNGSASADPEGRTLHFYWCEGSTSTCTPTSSYYIGTGVTLTYTFPSTDASGSTPTIALSVFDPGGLSATTSTPANGAVTVPTP, from the coding sequence ATGAGGCTGCGCGACGAGACCGGCTTCACGCTGCCGGAGATGCTGGTGGCGATGATCATGTTCGCGATCATCCTGCTCGCCACGCTCAGCGTGTTCGACACCAGCACGAAGGTGTCAGCGGCGAACACGCAGCAGAACGACGCGGTCGAGGAGTCGCGCGTGGCGGTCGATCAGGTCGCGCGCCAGCTTCGCAACCTCGCGAGCCCCACCACTCCGCTCTCGACGATCGACACCGCGGCGCCGTACAACCTGATCTTCCAGACGGATGATCCGAACAAGACGTGGGTTCGCTACTGCCTCGTCATGAACGGCTCGGGGCCGAAGGCGAAGGGCAACCTGTACTACGCCAGCTCCGCGGCCTCGACACTCACGGCTGCGCAGACGAATAGCACGTGCCCCGGCACGGGTTGGGACAGCGTGAAGGTGGTCGCGCAGGACGTGACCAACCGGACGAACGGGCAGGACCGTCCCGTGTTCACCTACTCGTGCACCGACGGCTCGCCGAGCGGCTGTCCGGCGAGCAGCGCGGACAACTCGAGGATCGTGCTCGCGCGCGAGGACCTCTTCATCGACACGAATCCCGGGTTCGCGCCGGCCGAGCGGCGTGTGGCCACCGGCGTCTACCTCCGCAACCAGAACCAACAGCCCACGGCGTCGTTCACCTGGGCGAACCAGCCGGCCTTCAAGCACACGGTGATCCTGAACGGCTCGGCTTCTGCCGATCCTGAGGGCCGCACACTCCACTTCTACTGGTGCGAGGGATCCACAAGCACCTGCACGCCGACCTCGAGCTACTACATCGGGACGGGCGTGACGCTCACGTACACATTCCCATCGACAGACGCCTCGGGGAGCACTCCGACGATCGCCCTGTCCGTGTTCGACCCCGGCGGGCTCTCCGCCACGACCTCGACGCCGGCCAACGGCGCAGTAACGGTGCCAACACCATGA
- a CDS encoding prepilin peptidase, translated as METAFAGISGAVIGSFLNVVVYRLPIGQSLVKPRSHCPSCQTPVSPRDNVPLLSWLFLKGRCRHCGETISARYPAVELLTALCFVGVVLAHGVHAELIALIPFTAVLIAVTFIDLQHKIVPNRIVAPAAVYGLVTAVAFRTHALPELLIAGAGAFTFFLVAALIHPKGMGMGDVKLAGVMGLYLGKLVIPALVIAFVVGTVVGIVLVVRHGARSRKVGVPFAPFMALGGLVAMLAGQQLIDFYLDNLR; from the coding sequence ATGGAAACGGCCTTCGCAGGCATCTCTGGCGCCGTCATCGGCTCCTTCCTGAATGTGGTGGTGTACCGGCTCCCGATCGGGCAGTCGCTCGTGAAGCCGCGTTCGCACTGCCCGAGCTGCCAGACGCCGGTGTCGCCGCGCGACAACGTGCCGCTGCTCTCGTGGCTCTTCCTCAAGGGCCGCTGCCGGCACTGCGGCGAGACGATCTCGGCGCGCTACCCGGCGGTCGAGCTGCTCACGGCGCTCTGCTTCGTGGGCGTGGTGCTCGCGCACGGGGTACACGCCGAGCTGATCGCGCTGATCCCGTTCACCGCCGTGTTGATCGCGGTCACGTTCATAGACCTCCAGCACAAGATCGTGCCCAACCGGATCGTCGCGCCCGCGGCGGTGTACGGGCTCGTGACGGCGGTGGCGTTCAGAACACACGCGCTGCCCGAGCTCCTGATAGCCGGGGCCGGCGCGTTCACCTTCTTCCTCGTCGCCGCGCTCATCCACCCGAAGGGCATGGGGATGGGTGACGTGAAGCTCGCCGGCGTGATGGGCCTCTACCTCGGAAAGCTCGTGATCCCGGCGCTCGTGATCGCCTTCGTCGTGGGCACCGTGGTGGGCATCGTGCTGGTTGTCCGGCACGGCGCGCGCTCGCGCAAGGTCGGCGTCCCGTTCGCCCCGTTCATGGCGCTCGGGGGCCTCGTGGCGATGCTCGCCGGGCAGCAGCTCATCGACTTCTATCTGGACAACCTGCGCTGA
- the pilM gene encoding pilus assembly protein PilM translates to MALTLGKKNPRGSVGLDLDGAFVAAVQAQDGRISRAASMELPSGVITDGEVTDVDRLTESLKTFFKENDLPTRVRLGVSNQQIVVRHLELPLIEEQAELAAAVRFQAAEAIAMPLDEAVLDYQVVGQATSPEGSPRLRVVVVAARQAMIERFVEGVRAAGLKPEGIDLNAFALVRALAKDEAKQAAAAGEETAPIPMQQLACVYCHLGGVTNLAVAVGTSCLFTRPLSTDWSDEGDHVAAALAEEIRLSIDFYMAQPDARPVGEVQLSGPGSAIAGLADELSALIHLPVSVADPLGGLDASGALDGEDPHRHTVAAGLALGAAA, encoded by the coding sequence ATGGCCCTAACCCTCGGCAAAAAGAACCCTCGCGGATCCGTCGGCCTTGACCTCGACGGCGCCTTCGTCGCCGCCGTGCAGGCGCAGGACGGCCGCATCTCCCGTGCCGCCAGCATGGAGCTGCCGAGCGGGGTGATCACGGACGGCGAGGTGACCGACGTCGACCGCCTCACCGAGAGCCTCAAGACCTTCTTCAAGGAGAACGATCTCCCGACCCGTGTCCGGCTTGGCGTGTCGAACCAGCAGATAGTCGTGCGCCATCTCGAGCTGCCACTGATCGAGGAGCAGGCCGAGCTGGCCGCCGCGGTGCGCTTCCAGGCCGCCGAGGCGATCGCCATGCCTCTTGACGAGGCGGTGCTCGACTATCAGGTGGTCGGTCAGGCGACGAGCCCCGAGGGTTCGCCTCGACTGCGCGTCGTCGTCGTGGCCGCCCGCCAGGCGATGATCGAGCGCTTTGTCGAGGGCGTGCGCGCCGCCGGGCTCAAGCCCGAGGGCATCGACCTCAACGCGTTCGCCCTCGTCCGCGCGCTCGCCAAGGACGAGGCGAAGCAGGCGGCCGCCGCCGGTGAAGAGACCGCGCCGATCCCGATGCAGCAGCTCGCGTGCGTGTACTGCCACCTGGGCGGCGTGACCAACCTCGCCGTGGCCGTCGGCACGAGCTGCCTCTTCACGCGCCCGCTCTCCACGGACTGGAGCGACGAGGGCGATCACGTGGCCGCCGCGCTCGCGGAGGAGATCCGCCTCTCCATCGACTTCTACATGGCCCAGCCCGATGCCCGCCCGGTCGGCGAGGTGCAGCTGTCCGGCCCCGGCTCCGCCATCGCGGGCCTGGCCGATGAGCTGTCCGCCCTGATCCATCTTCCGGTGTCCGTGGCCGACCCGCTTGGCGGGCTCGACGCGAGCGGCGCCCTTGACGGCGAGGACCCGCACCGCCACACCGTGGCCGCCGGCCTCGCGCTCGGAGCGGCGGCATGA
- a CDS encoding PilN domain-containing protein: MRPVNLLPQSARPYVATGKAGGGSYVLIGVLAALVIAVAAYVVTTNKITSNKDEIAKAQSETAAAQAKVADLQKYGDFTAVAAARVQDVTELAVNRIDYERLLRETSRVLPGGVWLTSLDAESTGAGSTSSTTATTATGPSVHLNGCAPSQNSVATTLVRLRAIHGSADVQLNDSGRALKLGPAAQNSTGGGDCGNNYAFDILVNLSNEVTGFGDMGQRVPADLGGGS; encoded by the coding sequence ATGAGGCCCGTCAATCTTCTTCCGCAGAGCGCCCGCCCGTACGTGGCCACCGGCAAGGCCGGCGGCGGCTCCTATGTGCTGATCGGCGTGCTGGCCGCGCTCGTGATCGCGGTGGCGGCCTACGTGGTCACCACGAACAAGATCACGTCGAACAAGGACGAGATCGCCAAGGCGCAGAGCGAGACCGCGGCGGCGCAGGCGAAGGTGGCCGACCTTCAGAAGTACGGCGACTTCACAGCAGTCGCCGCCGCGCGCGTGCAGGACGTGACCGAGCTCGCCGTGAACCGCATCGACTACGAGCGGCTGCTGCGCGAGACCTCGCGCGTGCTGCCGGGCGGCGTCTGGCTCACCTCGCTCGACGCAGAGTCCACGGGCGCCGGCTCGACCAGCTCGACCACGGCGACCACGGCCACGGGCCCGAGCGTCCACCTGAACGGCTGCGCGCCGTCGCAGAACTCGGTGGCCACCACGCTCGTCCGGCTCCGCGCCATCCACGGCTCGGCCGACGTGCAGCTCAACGACTCCGGTCGCGCTCTCAAGCTCGGCCCCGCCGCCCAGAACAGCACTGGCGGAGGCGACTGCGGCAACAACTACGCGTTCGACATCCTCGTGAACCTGTCGAACGAGGTCACCGGCTTCGGCGACATGGGGCAGAGGGTGCCCGCGGACCTCGGAGGTGGCTCGTGA
- the pilO gene encoding type 4a pilus biogenesis protein PilO codes for MSLTDRDRKIVIAIIPLILVAVYWFMILAPKRKEAHKLAAQVTTAQQARDAAVSQATTLEQAKTKFAAQYAQMVRLGKAIPTQVDMPSLLVQLNAAARGTGIQFGDMKVGARVAAAPVSSGTTTPSTPSTGTTGATGTTGPTGSTAPPVAAGGATAQTAFGQAVESANNAAAKGNAQAAKESQPAVPLLAPGTAVPGLDTVPLTFTFGGKFSNLAQFFHRLKRFVHVANSRIRVQGRLITIDSLKFTSTAANFPDIEADVSATVYLSPKDGGATGGATSAGPAATTPGAVSNASAAAAAVTPPTSAITR; via the coding sequence GTGAGCCTCACCGATCGCGACCGCAAGATCGTCATCGCGATTATCCCGCTGATCCTCGTGGCGGTGTACTGGTTCATGATCCTCGCGCCCAAGCGCAAGGAGGCCCACAAGCTCGCCGCGCAGGTGACCACGGCGCAGCAGGCGCGCGACGCCGCCGTGTCGCAGGCCACCACGCTCGAGCAGGCCAAGACGAAGTTCGCCGCCCAGTACGCGCAGATGGTGCGCCTGGGCAAGGCAATCCCGACGCAGGTGGACATGCCGAGCCTGCTCGTGCAGCTCAACGCTGCCGCCCGCGGCACCGGGATCCAGTTCGGCGACATGAAGGTCGGCGCCCGCGTGGCCGCCGCCCCCGTGAGCTCCGGCACCACGACCCCGAGCACGCCGAGCACCGGCACCACCGGCGCGACCGGCACGACGGGCCCGACCGGCAGCACGGCTCCGCCCGTGGCCGCCGGCGGCGCGACGGCGCAGACGGCCTTCGGCCAGGCCGTGGAGTCCGCGAACAACGCGGCCGCAAAGGGCAACGCTCAGGCCGCGAAGGAGTCCCAGCCGGCGGTCCCGCTGCTCGCTCCGGGCACCGCGGTTCCGGGCCTCGACACCGTCCCGCTCACCTTCACCTTCGGCGGCAAGTTCAGCAACCTCGCCCAGTTCTTCCACCGGCTCAAGCGCTTCGTGCACGTGGCCAACAGCAGGATCAGGGTGCAGGGCCGCCTCATCACGATCGACAGCCTCAAGTTCACGAGCACCGCCGCGAACTTCCCCGACATCGAGGCCGACGTGAGTGCGACCGTGTACCTGTCGCCGAAGGACGGCGGGGCCACGGGTGGCGCGACGTCCGCCGGCCCGGCCGCCACAACACCTGGCGCCGTGTCCAACGCTTCCGCGGCCGCGGCCGCAGTCACGCCCCCGACCAGCGCCATCACGCGATGA
- the aroC gene encoding chorismate synthase, whose amino-acid sequence MALRFTTAGESHGPGLTAVVEGLPAGLVLTPEDIDRDLARRQLGHGRGGRMKIEKDRAEVTSGLRHGRTLGSPVALRVVNRDYANWEERMNPWPVEAQVDEVHLPRPGHADLAGVQKFGFSDVRNVLERASARETAARVACGALAKVYLRAFGVEVRSHVIQIGSVSSPAPEDLPLGAFEGVDESPVRCLDAEASQAMVHEIDAARKANESLGGVYEVRAYGLVPGIGSYVSWDGRLDGRLAMAVMSIQAMKGVAIGDGFDVAGRVGSQAHDEIFWSEEHGFFRETNRSGGLEGGMTSGEPLVVRGAMKPLPTLTKPLRSVDLGTKAPAAALRERTDSCTVPAAAVVGEAMVALVLGSAYREKFGGDHVDDARAAHAAYRERIGWKR is encoded by the coding sequence ATGGCTCTGCGGTTCACAACCGCGGGGGAGTCGCACGGCCCCGGCCTCACGGCGGTGGTCGAGGGGCTGCCCGCGGGACTCGTGCTCACCCCTGAGGACATCGATCGCGACCTCGCGCGTCGCCAGCTCGGGCATGGCCGGGGCGGGCGGATGAAGATCGAGAAGGACCGTGCGGAGGTGACCTCCGGCCTCAGGCACGGCCGCACGCTCGGCAGCCCCGTGGCCCTGCGGGTGGTGAACCGCGACTACGCGAACTGGGAAGAGCGGATGAACCCGTGGCCGGTGGAGGCTCAGGTGGACGAGGTTCACCTGCCGCGGCCGGGCCACGCCGACCTGGCGGGGGTGCAGAAGTTCGGCTTCAGCGACGTGCGCAACGTCCTGGAGCGCGCGAGCGCGCGCGAGACGGCGGCGCGGGTTGCGTGCGGCGCGCTCGCGAAGGTGTATCTGCGCGCGTTCGGCGTGGAGGTGCGCAGCCACGTGATCCAGATCGGCTCGGTGAGCTCGCCGGCTCCCGAGGACCTGCCGCTCGGCGCGTTCGAGGGCGTGGACGAGTCGCCGGTCCGCTGCCTCGACGCCGAGGCCAGCCAGGCGATGGTCCACGAGATCGATGCTGCCCGCAAGGCGAACGAGTCGCTCGGCGGCGTGTACGAGGTGCGCGCCTACGGGCTGGTGCCCGGGATCGGCTCGTACGTGTCGTGGGACGGCCGGCTCGACGGGCGGCTGGCAATGGCGGTGATGTCGATCCAGGCGATGAAGGGCGTGGCGATCGGCGACGGCTTCGACGTGGCCGGCCGGGTGGGCTCGCAGGCTCACGACGAGATCTTCTGGTCCGAGGAGCACGGCTTCTTCCGCGAGACCAATCGCTCGGGCGGCCTCGAGGGCGGCATGACGAGCGGCGAGCCGCTGGTGGTGCGCGGCGCGATGAAGCCGCTGCCAACACTGACGAAGCCACTGCGCTCGGTGGACCTCGGGACGAAGGCGCCCGCGGCGGCGCTCCGGGAGCGCACCGACTCGTGCACCGTGCCGGCGGCAGCCGTGGTGGGCGAGGCGATGGTGGCGCTCGTGCTCGGCTCGGCGTACCGCGAGAAGTTCGGCGGGGACCACGTGGACGACGCGCGGGCGGCCCACGCCGCGTACAGGGAGCGGATCGGGTGGAAGCGGTAG
- a CDS encoding bifunctional shikimate kinase/3-dehydroquinate synthase, giving the protein MEAVGEPAAAARREERPSRALVLVGFMGAGKSSTARMLAAELGAQPLDSDREIERELGESIPDFFDREGEAAFRRVEEDVVLRLLSDPRAQVVALGGGSLGSERVREAASRHVVVHLEVTPEEAWRRASNKGRPLARDQARFEQLHRDRAALYDSVAHAILPAGDRNMPRRALAALHALRTAPDRTRLVWAAARSGDYPVFLGRGLAASGFFHPLDGRRFAVTDENVARHHVLAAEETITIPAGESEKTLARAEEVLRALARSGATRGDIVTAVGGGVVGDIAGFCAAIYQRGMRHVQVPTTLVAQVDSAYGGKTGVDLPEGKNYAGAYLQPSAVIVDPSVLATLPAEEAAAGYVEVVKTALIAGGPLWARVRAGGEPDDDVILGCLRTKLDVVAQDERDEGRRQVLNLGHTVGHAIEAATRYTRYRHGEAVGLGLLCALRLSGRDALRREVAELLASRGLPLRLEGATPAEVAELVSRDKKRVGDSVPFVLIQAPGEVTPGHEVDARTLLAAIEELA; this is encoded by the coding sequence GTGGAAGCGGTAGGCGAGCCGGCGGCCGCGGCTCGGCGGGAAGAGCGCCCATCCCGCGCGCTCGTGCTCGTGGGGTTCATGGGCGCGGGCAAGTCGAGCACCGCGCGCATGCTCGCGGCCGAGCTCGGCGCGCAGCCGCTCGATTCCGATCGCGAGATCGAGCGTGAGCTCGGGGAGTCGATCCCCGACTTCTTCGACCGCGAGGGCGAGGCGGCCTTCCGCAGGGTGGAGGAGGACGTGGTGCTCCGGCTGCTGTCGGACCCGCGCGCGCAGGTGGTGGCGCTTGGCGGCGGCTCGCTCGGCTCTGAGCGCGTGCGGGAGGCGGCGTCGCGTCACGTGGTGGTGCACCTCGAGGTGACCCCCGAGGAGGCGTGGCGGCGCGCCTCCAACAAGGGGCGTCCGCTCGCCCGCGACCAGGCTCGGTTCGAGCAGCTCCACCGCGACCGCGCGGCCCTCTATGACTCCGTGGCGCACGCGATCCTGCCGGCCGGGGATCGCAACATGCCGCGCCGCGCCCTCGCCGCGCTGCACGCTCTGCGCACCGCGCCGGACCGAACGCGCCTCGTGTGGGCCGCGGCTCGCTCGGGGGACTACCCGGTCTTCCTCGGCCGCGGGCTCGCGGCGAGCGGGTTCTTCCACCCCCTAGACGGCAGGCGCTTCGCCGTGACCGACGAGAACGTGGCGCGGCACCATGTGCTTGCCGCTGAGGAGACGATCACGATTCCCGCCGGAGAGTCGGAGAAGACGCTCGCGCGCGCGGAGGAGGTGCTGCGCGCGCTCGCGCGCTCTGGCGCCACGCGCGGCGACATCGTCACGGCCGTGGGCGGCGGAGTGGTGGGCGACATCGCGGGCTTCTGCGCCGCGATCTACCAGCGTGGCATGCGGCACGTCCAGGTGCCCACAACTCTCGTGGCGCAGGTGGATTCCGCCTACGGCGGGAAGACCGGGGTGGACCTGCCGGAGGGCAAGAACTACGCGGGCGCGTATCTCCAGCCGTCGGCGGTGATCGTTGACCCCTCGGTGCTGGCCACGCTGCCAGCCGAGGAGGCCGCGGCGGGGTACGTGGAGGTGGTGAAGACAGCGCTGATCGCGGGCGGCCCGCTGTGGGCGCGCGTGCGCGCTGGCGGCGAGCCGGACGACGACGTGATCCTCGGCTGCCTGCGCACGAAGCTGGACGTGGTGGCCCAGGACGAGCGCGACGAGGGGCGCCGGCAGGTGCTGAATCTCGGCCACACCGTCGGCCACGCGATCGAGGCGGCCACCCGCTACACGCGCTACCGGCACGGCGAGGCGGTCGGCCTCGGGCTCCTGTGCGCGCTGCGCCTCTCCGGCCGCGACGCTCTGCGCCGAGAGGTGGCCGAGCTGCTCGCGTCACGCGGCCTGCCACTGCGCCTCGAGGGTGCGACGCCAGCAGAGGTGGCGGAGCTCGTATCGCGCGACAAGAAGCGTGTGGGCGACAGCGTCCCGTTCGTGCTCATACAGGCGCCCGGCGAGGTGACGCCCGGACACGAGGTGGACGCGCGCACGCTCCTCGCGGCGATCGAGGAGCTCGCATGA
- a CDS encoding type II 3-dehydroquinate dehydratase — translation MIKNRVEIMHGVNFDVLDRRDPAIYGGLSLTELEVKIKRFAHDLGFEPSFSQTNHEGEFCESLHNAADTADALVLNPGAWTHYSYAIRDAIELTRLPAVEVHLSDIDNRDDWRRVSVIRDVCIGHVAGKGVDGYRDALDMLRKELGQ, via the coding sequence ATGATCAAGAACCGCGTGGAGATCATGCACGGCGTGAACTTCGACGTGCTCGACAGGCGCGACCCCGCGATCTACGGCGGGCTCTCCCTCACGGAGCTCGAGGTGAAGATCAAGCGTTTCGCGCACGACCTCGGCTTCGAACCCAGCTTCTCTCAGACGAACCACGAGGGCGAGTTCTGCGAGAGCCTCCACAACGCGGCGGACACCGCGGACGCGCTCGTGCTCAACCCCGGAGCGTGGACCCACTACTCCTACGCGATCCGCGATGCAATAGAGCTCACCAGGCTGCCGGCGGTGGAGGTGCATCTGTCCGACATCGACAACCGTGACGACTGGAGGCGAGTGTCAGTGATCCGCGACGTGTGCATCGGTCACGTGGCCGGGAAGGGCGTGGACGGCTACCGCGACGCGCTCGACATGCTGCGCAAGGAGCTCGGCCAATGA
- a CDS encoding Xaa-Pro peptidase family protein, translating to MSAARADRLVERLRDRELDWLLVTDLVNVRYLSGFTGTNGVCVVGPEGRFFLTDFRYVERAKAEVPDFERVRGKQDLLGDAAERLGGRVGFEDQHMSVRTYERLKGVLPEGVELQPAGGLVEDLRAVKDSDELRAMRDAASLADHMYEYIRERGLVGRTEHEVAVDVEREMRARGAEDPSFPSIIAAGANGALPHATPGDTRIGPDTLVIIDMGCRVDGYCSDCTRTFATGSLSDEMGEVYELVLAAQKESLAAVRAGAECSAVDGVARDRIAAAGHGERFGHGLGHGVGLEIHEAPRLAQSAEGTLVSGNAVTVEPGVYIPGAFGVRIEDLVVVTDDGSDVLSHFPKELVTVGA from the coding sequence ATGAGCGCCGCGCGCGCCGACCGTCTCGTGGAGCGGCTGCGAGATCGCGAGCTCGACTGGCTGCTCGTCACCGACCTCGTGAACGTGCGCTACCTGAGCGGCTTCACCGGCACCAACGGGGTGTGTGTGGTGGGGCCGGAGGGGCGCTTCTTCCTCACCGACTTCCGCTACGTGGAGCGGGCCAAGGCCGAGGTGCCCGATTTCGAGCGCGTGCGCGGCAAGCAGGATCTGCTCGGCGATGCCGCCGAGCGGCTCGGCGGGCGTGTGGGCTTCGAGGATCAGCACATGAGCGTGCGCACCTACGAGCGGCTGAAGGGCGTGCTTCCCGAGGGGGTCGAGCTGCAGCCCGCCGGCGGGCTCGTGGAGGACCTGCGGGCGGTGAAGGACTCCGATGAGCTGCGCGCGATGCGCGACGCGGCGTCGCTTGCTGACCACATGTACGAGTACATCCGCGAGCGCGGCCTCGTCGGCCGGACAGAGCACGAGGTGGCCGTGGACGTGGAGCGTGAGATGCGCGCGCGAGGGGCGGAGGACCCGTCATTTCCCTCGATCATCGCCGCCGGGGCAAACGGCGCGCTCCCGCATGCCACGCCCGGCGACACGCGGATCGGGCCCGACACCCTCGTGATCATCGACATGGGCTGCCGCGTGGACGGCTACTGCTCGGACTGCACCCGCACCTTCGCCACGGGCTCCTTGAGCGACGAGATGGGCGAGGTGTACGAGCTCGTGCTGGCCGCGCAGAAGGAGTCGCTCGCGGCCGTGCGGGCGGGGGCGGAGTGCAGCGCGGTGGACGGCGTGGCGCGTGACCGGATCGCGGCCGCCGGGCACGGCGAGCGCTTCGGCCACGGGCTCGGGCACGGCGTGGGCCTCGAGATCCACGAGGCGCCCCGGCTCGCTCAGAGCGCGGAGGGCACGCTCGTCAGCGGCAACGCCGTGACGGTCGAGCCCGGCGTCTACATCCCGGGGGCGTTCGGCGTGCGGATCGAGGACCTCGTGGTCGTCACCGACGACGGCAGCGACGTGCTCAGCCACTTCCCCAAAGAGCTCGTCACCGTCGGCGCGTAG